Genomic DNA from Anabaena sphaerica FACHB-251:
TGAAGCCTTTGATAAAGTGGCGCGGTTGTTAAAACTGGGATATCCCGGAGGACCCGTAATAGACAAGTTGGCACAAACTGGTAATCCTCAAGCGTTTGCACTACCAGAAGGGAGAATTTCGCTACCGGGTGGGGGTTATCATCCCTATGATTGCAGTTTTAGCGGATTAAAAACGGCTGTTTTACGGTTAGTGCAGCAGTTAGAGAAAGATGGTGGAGAATTGCCAGTAGCTGATATTGCGGCCAGCTTCCAAGAAACCATAGCCAAAGCTTTAACTAAAAGAGCGATCGCCTGCGCCCGTGATTATGGTTTAGATACAATTGCCGTAGGTGGAGGCGTAGCTGCTAACAGTGGACTAAGAAAGCACTTACAAGCAGCGGCTGCGGAACATAATCTACAAGTCCTCTTCCCGCCCTTAAAATTCTGTACTGATAACGCTGCCATGATAGGCTGTGCTGCGGCTGATCATCTATCCCGTGGACACACATCGCCTTTGACCTTGGGCGTTCATTCTCGACTACCTTTAACCCAAGTCATGCAATTGTATGGAATGTAGGGGGCAGGGGCGCAGGGGAGCAAAGGAGCAGAGGGGAAATATTATCTTTCTTTTGCCTTTTGCCTTTTGCCTTTTGCTAATGACCAATGACTAATGACCGGATGTGATGAGCAACTGCATCTGGCTGTTCTAACATTGCCAGGTGTCCACAATTAGGAATTTCAATAAAATTATCACCAACGTATTGGAAAAGCCGATGAAAGCTGGCTAAATGGCGCACATACTTGGGTTCCATCACCTTATCATCAGCACCAGATAAAAAATAAACTGGCTGCTTTAGCTGTGAAACCAACTGGGGTAAGCGGTTCACTTCTTCTTCCGTCGTGGAATCTAAAAGCGTACCCAGTGCTGCTTCTGGATCAGCAACAACGAAATCAATGACTCGTTGACGCGCCCAATACCGATCTAAAGGACGTGCCACACTCGCCCTAGTAAACAGTAAATCAATCAAAGGTAATTGGTACAGCCAACGTGGCCGAACTTGTAGAAATTTTTGACCCGTTGAGCGAAACTGCTCAAATGCTTCTTTGAGATAAATCCCACCACCTGCATTAATACAAATAACACCTTTAACACGGTCAGCCAATTGAGCCGCTGTCCATAGAGCAATAGTACCTCCCAAAGAATGACCAATTAGCCAAACACTAGGAATATTTAGAAGTTCCAGAAGAGCTACTAAATCGCGAGAGTATGCAGAGGGAGAATACAGAGAATCACCAGGATAGCTAACAAATTTAGGATCTGTGGTGGAATTGAGCGCCAAAACAGTTTCTGCTCGATTACAATCCAATTTAGGCTGAGACTGAGATTTACCAAAACCTCGCAAATCATAAGACAAGCACTGCAAATCAACTGATAGGCGAGAAATCACAGGTTGCCAGTATCCACGGCTGTTGAGCCAACCGTGGATAAACACTAAAGCATGGGGGCAAGACGTGGGAGCCGTTAACTCATAAGCGTGGGGAACGCCGAAGATTTCTATTGTTGCCATAGTTTCAAAAAGCATAGACATTGATCTCCTGCCCTTTGTTTGTCGGAAATAACCCCGACTGGGCTAACTACAAAGCCCTCTATCCCTAGACTAAACGCTGTCGGGACTACTTAATCCAGCAAATGATAACATTTATCGGTTCTGGTGTCCAAAAATGCTGCTCATTGTCTGGGTTTAAGTTGGCTCTGATCCACACCACATCTATTTGCTGGTTTCACCGTGATAAATGACAAGTGATGACAATATTTGTGTATAGATTAGGCGAAGTTTTACGATACCTATATCGTAACCCGAAGGGCGGGTGCGACTAAATACGGACAGGAAAATAGTTGAGGAGGCAGAGGAGATGGGGAGAGGGGGTGGAAAGGGAAGTTAATAACCCTGTCACCAATCACCTGTTAATGACCAAGTAACCTGTGCCGTACTCCTTCAGCAATTTTATGACCGAGATATTCAGGAATCAGGCTTTCGTTAGGTCCCAACAAGTAAAGGATCAGCCGTGTGCGTCCGCGCCAAACCAACAAATTGGCATTGACTACTAGTAGGTCTTCCTGCCAGATGCCATACATGACTTTATAAAATAATCCTGGTTGATTATCAGCTTCAATCACCAAGGCTGGGAGATGAAAAACCGGATCGACGTAGAACTCGGTTTGTACCTGTTCTAAACCAGCATTGAGGTTAAATTCCACTGCTAACATCTCTTCTACCTCAAACCGATTTCCTAGAGCCTCACGAATGGCACGGCAAACATTTTCTGCGGTTTTTTCGGTCAGGGCTTTGCTGCCACGAGACACCAGCAGTTTGATAAAAACTAACATTGGTGGTTGGATCTGACCATAGAGACTCAAACCGTGAATAGTTAAACCATAAGCTGCCAGGACACCAAAAATATCACTGAGGAGAAAAGACTGATTACGGTATGCAAAATGCAGGGCGCTTTTGCTGCCTTCCGGTTTCATCTCGATTACAGCCCGTTTGGTTTTATATAGACGGTATGCCAATCGTAAATTTTGCAGTTGAATCTCACTGCTAACAAATTGCTCATAAAATTGGGGAAACGCTCGATTAAAGCGTTTTAGAAGTTCTAGGGTCGAAGATTTTAAACCAGAAGTCATTGTTGGAGGTAAGACTTGCTTGCTTTGTTAAAACTAAAGCTAAAAACTGTGTTATTTACTACTTTGCTCTCCTATGATTCCGTTTTGGCGCTTAAGCATAAGCTTTACCTAATGTGAAAATCATAGTGGAAGTTTGATATCATACTAGCTACTAAGGGAAGTTCTACATAATCTATTAGACATCTCCAAAAATGAAATACGCGTATCCTAGTATCCTCTAATCCTTGTAGACACGTTTCATAGGTAGGGATTATCGGCTCTAAATTGTTTTTCTGAGATGTCTATTGTTCTCGCCTACTTGATGGGCGGAATCAAAGTTGACACACCAGCTAATGAGAGTGCCTCCATTTTCTTTTTTGCTGTCAAAATTCTGGGAGTAATTCTTTTTCGGTCTGCATGAGCCGAAAAGTAATCAAAATTCTGGACTTGGACACCTCAGAATACCTGATAATGTAGTATCTTGATTTTAGTGGATCAACCGATCAACCACTTGAAAAAACCCAGGAGCCTCAAGGCAAGGCATCTGCAAACAAATCCTCTGTGCTTTAGATAGGGGAGTGTGAAAACAAAATGCTAAAGTTAAAAATGATTGGTGTGAAAGATTCAGTAACAAGCTGTCACCATTGCCAGTCCCCAAAACACTAAACGTAAATTTTTATGTTATGTGTCTGGAGATAAAGCAGAGGCAGTAAATTTACTGATGAATCAACACTCTCAAACAGTGTAAGCAATTCAGTCATGTTACCCGAACCGCGTTGGCATGGGTTTTTGGAAAACTTGGTTTAGTAGTTCTGAATCTGTAGCGACAAATAAAACAACCGCATTTGAGGATCATACACGGGGAGATAAAGGCAACTCTAACGCCGTCAGCGATAGCATCGTTTTCAGCACTGAGCGAGATATCGACCTGTATGAACTAGAAGAACTCTGTGATGCGGTTGGTTGGTCGCGTCGCCCGCTGAGAAAAGTAAAAAAAGCCATTGAGCATAGTTTTCTCGTCGCGTCTATGTGGCAAGTACGAGGAAATAAAAGGCGGTTAATTGGTTTTGCTCGTGCTACCTCAGATCATGCTTTTAATGCCACTATTTGGGATGTGGTAGTTCATCCAGACTTCCAAAGTCAAGGTCTGGGTAAGGCATTGATGAAATATGTCCTCAAAAAACTCAGAAGTGAAGAAATTAGCAATGTTACTCTCTTCGCTGATCCCCATGTTGTAGATTTTTACCGGACTATGGGGTTTATTCCTGATCCAGAAGGTATTAAAGGGATGTTTTGGTATCCTCAATGAGCCTCAATTTGCAAACAAAACAGGTTGCTGCCAGTTCGCTATCATACTGAAGCTGTGCTATTGTTGGTTGGTTTAGCGATGAGCAGTGATCTAGCAAAATCAACTTTGTCAGGCTAAGTCAACAGAAAAACTCTTATTGAGGAAGTAATTTTATTTTTTCCAGGTAAGGGGGTTGGCAATCTGCGGTAAGAATGATATAGTTAGAAAGATGCTTCAGCAAAACATAATTTTTGTTATGTGCTGCTAAACTATCAAAAGCCAAATAGTATTTCCGGGATGTAGCGCAGCTTGGTAGCGCGCCTGCTTTGGGAGCAGGATGCCGCAGGTTCAAATCCTGTCATCCCGATTTTTGATGATTTTCAAAATTGTTCAATTACTACTCACTCAGCAGGTAGGATGTTCTATTTATTTACTTATTAAAAAAATTTCGGTTCTTCAGTACCTAATATGCTCTCATCAAGTCCAAAAAATCTCGGAAAGCTTGCTATACATAAGAAACAAGCCATAATTTTGAACATTATTACAAAATATTGCTTCTTTACCCTGTTCCCTCTTTCAGGCTGGTGATTTAGCATAACAAGTACGGTAGAATCAAAATTTCTAATACCGAAATTTAACACCTATTGAGTTAATCAGCAGTTTGAACGTTGGAACGATTGACTCAGTCATCGCGTCACCCATAACTGAGAAACGCTATAAAATAATAAAATAAAATCGTGTTTTTTTGATTAAGAATCCCGGAAATCACTCGCTGCTAGAGAAAAAGTATTATAGACTAATACAGCATTTAGTAGTGAACAGCAAGGCAAAATTCACAACAATTAGCCAAATCTATAAAGTTATTTGCAGAGAAAATAGCTTGTTAGATAATTACAGATGGTTTTGTCGGTATAAAATTAAACCGTTTTTTTCATTGTCTAAGTTAATTCAATTATTGATATTGAGATGAGGAGTTGTGATGAAATCATTGGTTCGCTGGGGCGTAACGCTAGGTTTAGTAGGTAGTACATTGCTGGGAAGTGTGGTAGCCGTCAATTTTCCCGCACTGGCATTATCAGAACAACAAATAAAAGATAAATTAGACTCAGTACCAGTTTACTTGATTACTAATGACAAAGGTTTACCTCTGAGTCGTACCCTTCCAGCACAAAATGGTCAACAAGGGGCATCGGTGACAGGTGTATATATGAGTCGCCAGGAAGCTTTGACCTTTATCAAAGAATTGCGTAACGCCAAAAATAAAGACCCAAAAGTTGAAGAAATGGCTAAAAAGCTGCAAGTTACTGCCGTGCCTCTAGGTGTAATTTATCAGCAATTGCAACAAAGCAAAAACCAGCCAAATCGACTTTTATTTGCTTTTAAACCTGTAGACCAAGAAATAAAAGGTGCTTTAGCTTTGCTAAAAGCAAGCGGTCAGAAAATAGATCAATTTAAAAGCGTACCTGTTTTTGCAGTGAGGTTTGCACCTGACAAAGGATATGTACCAATTGAATTGGGTGCTAATAAACAGCAAATGATTCCTTTATTTCTGAGCAAACAAGATGCACAAGGTTTATTAACCCAAGTAAAGCAGAAGTTTCCTAAGGCTGATATTCAAGTCATAGATGTAGATGGGGTGATTAAGACTTTAACAGATAAAAATGATTCCTGGTTAAACCAGGTGGTTTTAGTTCCATCCCCAGAGTCTAGAGAATATATCAAGACTCTACCTAGAGATAACGCTCCCAAACCAAAAGCTTTACCTTCTAAGCAGCGTTAATCATGACGAAGCAGCAGCCAAAGCTGGTTACTGGTATTGAAGTTTGGCAGTGGCGAAATGCAGCTATTCATGCTGCTATAGCTGCTGACATTTCACCTGTAGAAATTGATTGGCTGTTACAAGAAATAGCTGGATTAGACCGCTTGTCACTGCGTTTAGAGACTTTCAAAGAATGCCAGCAAATCAAGATGCAGTTGTCTTTGGCAGAGCTAGACTATCTGTGGAAAAGGCGGTTACAAGACCGCTTGCCAGTACAGTATATTGCTGGTTCTACGCCTTGGCGAAAGTTTAAACTCGCTGTGTCAAATGCGGTTTTAATTCCTAGACCGGAAACAGAGATGTTAATTGATTTGGCTGTGGCCGCTGTTAACCAATGTAGAGACGACAATCCCTACCCAGGGAACGTCTCTACACAGCAACATTGGGCAGATTTGGGTACTGGTAGTGGTGCGATCGCTCTTGGTTTAGCTGAAGTATTGACAAATGCAACAGTTCATGCAGTTGATGTTAGTGCAGAAGCTTTAGCGGTTGCTAGAAGCAATGCGGAAAATTTGGGTTTTGGGGAACGGGTTAAATTTTACCAAGGTTCGTGGTGGGAACCTCTAAAATCTTTAAAAGGTCAGTTTAGCGGGATGGTATCAAATCCACCTTATATTCCTAGTGATACCGTACTAACTTTACAACCGGAAGTAGTTAAACATGAACCACATCTGGCTTTAGATGGTGGTGTTGATGGTTTAGATTGTATTCGTGATTTAATTGCAGTTTCTCCTGCATATTTGC
This window encodes:
- the tsaD gene encoding tRNA (adenosine(37)-N6)-threonylcarbamoyltransferase complex transferase subunit TsaD, with translation MTTVLAIETSCDETAVAIVKNRQVCSSIIASQIPVHQQYGGVVPEVASRQHLETINQEIAQAMDESFMDWGQIDGIAATCAPGLVGALLVGLTAAKTLAMVHEKPFLGVHHLEGHIYATYLAQPNLDPPFLSLLVSGGHTSLIYVKDCGIYETLGETRDDAAGEAFDKVARLLKLGYPGGPVIDKLAQTGNPQAFALPEGRISLPGGGYHPYDCSFSGLKTAVLRLVQQLEKDGGELPVADIAASFQETIAKALTKRAIACARDYGLDTIAVGGGVAANSGLRKHLQAAAAEHNLQVLFPPLKFCTDNAAMIGCAAADHLSRGHTSPLTLGVHSRLPLTQVMQLYGM
- a CDS encoding alpha/beta fold hydrolase produces the protein MATIEIFGVPHAYELTAPTSCPHALVFIHGWLNSRGYWQPVISRLSVDLQCLSYDLRGFGKSQSQPKLDCNRAETVLALNSTTDPKFVSYPGDSLYSPSAYSRDLVALLELLNIPSVWLIGHSLGGTIALWTAAQLADRVKGVICINAGGGIYLKEAFEQFRSTGQKFLQVRPRWLYQLPLIDLLFTRASVARPLDRYWARQRVIDFVVADPEAALGTLLDSTTEEEVNRLPQLVSQLKQPVYFLSGADDKVMEPKYVRHLASFHRLFQYVGDNFIEIPNCGHLAMLEQPDAVAHHIRSLVIGH
- a CDS encoding GNAT family N-acetyltransferase — its product is MGFWKTWFSSSESVATNKTTAFEDHTRGDKGNSNAVSDSIVFSTERDIDLYELEELCDAVGWSRRPLRKVKKAIEHSFLVASMWQVRGNKRRLIGFARATSDHAFNATIWDVVVHPDFQSQGLGKALMKYVLKKLRSEEISNVTLFADPHVVDFYRTMGFIPDPEGIKGMFWYPQ
- a CDS encoding Tic22 family protein, translated to MKSLVRWGVTLGLVGSTLLGSVVAVNFPALALSEQQIKDKLDSVPVYLITNDKGLPLSRTLPAQNGQQGASVTGVYMSRQEALTFIKELRNAKNKDPKVEEMAKKLQVTAVPLGVIYQQLQQSKNQPNRLLFAFKPVDQEIKGALALLKASGQKIDQFKSVPVFAVRFAPDKGYVPIELGANKQQMIPLFLSKQDAQGLLTQVKQKFPKADIQVIDVDGVIKTLTDKNDSWLNQVVLVPSPESREYIKTLPRDNAPKPKALPSKQR
- the prmC gene encoding peptide chain release factor N(5)-glutamine methyltransferase, which encodes MTKQQPKLVTGIEVWQWRNAAIHAAIAADISPVEIDWLLQEIAGLDRLSLRLETFKECQQIKMQLSLAELDYLWKRRLQDRLPVQYIAGSTPWRKFKLAVSNAVLIPRPETEMLIDLAVAAVNQCRDDNPYPGNVSTQQHWADLGTGSGAIALGLAEVLTNATVHAVDVSAEALAVARSNAENLGFGERVKFYQGSWWEPLKSLKGQFSGMVSNPPYIPSDTVLTLQPEVVKHEPHLALDGGVDGLDCIRDLIAVSPAYLRPGGVWLIEMMAGQADTVRELLENNGSYCNISIHADLAGIERFAVAYIKNV